The following proteins come from a genomic window of Nicotiana tomentosiformis chromosome 12, ASM39032v3, whole genome shotgun sequence:
- the LOC104101076 gene encoding uncharacterized protein, protein MSSGRAGVGTGGGTGGKGGKGNKRAYRLRIGSWNIGILTGMSIELAKILQKRNANIACVHETRWVGAKARDVDGYKLWYSGVIKDKNGVECTINIISAYAPQADLDEEVKRRFWEGLDEIVHSILPTERLFIGGDFNGHIGSTVGGFGEVHADFCFGDRNEGGTSLLDFDKAFELVIANSSFPKRGEHLFTFQSTVAKTQIDYLFLRRCDRGLCEDCKVIPGETSRDLYEDD, encoded by the exons ATGTCCTCAGGGAGGGCAGGGGTGGGGACAGGGGGTGGGAcgggaggcaagggaggtaagGGGAACAAAAGAGCCTATAGATTGAGAATTGGCTCATGGAACATAGGAATATTGACGGGTATGTCTATAGAGTTGGCAAAGATTCTCCAGAAGAGGAATGccaatatagcgtgtgtccatGAGACTAGATGGGTAGGAGCGAAGGCGAGGGATGTGGACGGGTATAAGCTGTGGTACTCTGGAGTCATAAAGGATAAGAATGGAGTGG AGTGCACCATAAATATCATTAGCGCTTACGCACCGCAAGCGGACTTGGATGAGGAGGTTAAAAGGCGCTTCTGGGAGGGGTTGGATGAGATTGTGCATAGTATTCTGCCTACTGAGAGGTTATTTATAGGAGGCGATTTCAATGGTCATATTGGGTCCACTGTTGGTGGCTTTGGCGAGGTGCATGCCGACTTCTGTTTTGGGGATAGGAACGAAGGAGGTACTTCGCTGTTGGATTTTGATAAGGCATTTGAgctggtgattgcgaactctagttTTCCGAAGAGAGGGGAGCATTTGTTTACTTTCCAAAGTACGGTGGCaaagactcagattgattatcttTTTCTCAGGAGGTGTGATAGAGGGCTATGCGAGGATTGCAAGGTTATACCAGGTGAGACCTCAAGAGATTTGTACGAGGACGACTAA
- the LOC104101070 gene encoding probable carboxylesterase 11, whose translation MPSLMVKVYSVLFKYNLKRRLQTLIESSTSDPFNGVVSRADETTATCNPSFSNDGVATKDLHIDPLTNLSLRIFLPQSALRNSVSSEGVYGGYVPIYKNGNSCKKLPVILQFHGGAWVSGGIDTVSNDVFCRKLAKSCDVIVVSVGYRLAPESRYPAAFEDGVMAIKWLAKQANLAECGRSSLDKWIGNGEKGSGRRIVDGFGASMVDPWLAAHLDSSRCVLLGVSCGANIANYVARYAVEAGKLLDPIKVVAQVLMYPFFIGDIPTHSELKLANSYLYDKATCILAWKLFLPETNFNLDHLAANPLVPGKDTLLNLKHMPPTLTVVAQHDWMRDRAIAYSEELRRVNIDAPLLDYKDSVHDFATLNVLQKTPKAQACLEDISIWVKKYISLRGNEFSY comes from the exons ATGCCGAGCTTAATGGTGAAAGTTTATAGCGTACTGTTCAAGTACAACCTTAAACGCCGATTACAAACCTTAATCGAATCCTCAACTTCAGACCCTTTTAACGGTGTCGTTTCACGCGCTGATGAAACCACTGCCACTTGTAATCCTAGCTTCTCTAACGATGGGGTTGCAACTAAGGACCTTCATATTGATCCTTTGACAAATCTCTCCCTCAGAATTTTCCTCCCTCAATCCGCTCTAAGAAATTCGGTCTCCAGTGAAGGGGTTTATGGGGGTTATGTGCCAATTTATAAAAATGGGAACAGTTGCAAGAAATTGCCGGTGATTTTGCAGTTTCATGGTGGTGCATGGGTGAGTGGGGGGATTGATACAGTCTCTAATGACGTTTTCTGTAGGAAATTGGCGAAATCTTGTGATGTGATTGTGGTCTCAGTTGGGTATAGGCTGGCACCGGAGAGTCGGTATCCTGCTGCATTTGAAGATGGGGTTATGGCCATTAAATGGTTAGCTAAGCAAGCTAACTTGGCTGAATGTGGAAGGTCGAGTTTGGATAAATGGATTGGTAATGGGGAGAAGGGTAGTGGAAGGCGAATTGTTGATGGATTTGGAGCTTCTATGGTTGACCCTTGGTTAGCTGCTCATTTAGACTCTTCAAG GTGTGTCCTCCTTGGAGTAAGCTGTGGAGCCAATATCGCGAATTATGTTGCGCGATATGCTGTTGAGGCAGGAAAGCTTTTGGATCCTATAAAAGTAGTGGCTCAAGTTCTAATGTACCCTTTCTTCATTGGAGACATTCCTACGCATTCAGAGTTGAAACTAGCAAACTCATACCTCTACGATAAAGCTACATGCATTCTTGCTTGGAAACTTTTCCTCCCGGAAACAAATTTCAATCTGGACCATCTAGCTGCAAATCCTCTTGTACCAGGAAAAGATACACTCTTGAACTTAAAGCATATGCCACCAACACTTACAGTGGTTGCACAGCATGATTGGATGCGAGACAGGGCTATTGCATATTCAGAGGAGCTTCGAAGAGTGAACATTGATGCCCCTCTTCTTGATTACAAGGATTCTGTACATGACTTTGCTACTCTTAATGTGCTTCAGAAAACTCCTAAAGCTCAGGCTTGCTTAGAGGACATTTCAATATGGGTTAAAAAGTATATATCCCTCAGAGGCAATGAATTTTCATATTGA